In the candidate division WOR-3 bacterium genome, TGGCATTCCACAAAGAATTGCAGCCCAAAATATATTTCTGAAGGATACTTTAAAAGAATATCCTCCAATATTGAAAAAATTGAAATATCCAGTATATCATATTACCAATCCACCTTATCTATATCTGGGTTATATCGTTAAAAGTTCAGAAAGGAATCTACAGTATTTTTCAGGTATTAACGAGGGTTATCAAGATTTATATCAGATTGCCCTAATCAATGATCTAAGAAATAATGTAAGCAGGCTAATATATATAATTCCAACAAATTTTTTATTTGGATTTTCGATTTCCAATAAAATTAGAAAAGATTTTCTTCAGTTTTATAACATAAGAAAGGCAATAATTTTTGAAAAGAGGGTTTTTGAATTTACAGGAACAAATGTATGTATATGTTTCTTTGATAAGAAAAAAGCACCAAAACATGAACCAATAACTTTTAGAGCTTTAAAAATAAACACAAAAAAACAGCAAAAAATTTATAAACTTGTACCTAATAACTTTTATAGAGCAGGTGGTGAATTTGATGAGTTCGTAGAAACATACAAGGTGAAAAGACCATTAAAGGTTTCGTTCTACTTGACGATAAACGAGGTAAAGAAAAACAAAGGCAGTATAACGGTTAGGCTTCTTGATGCAAATAATTTTTCAAATGGTTGTTTTAAGTTTAACACTTATATGGTGAATCATCAATTATATAAAAAATTGCAAAATAATCCATTATTTGTCAGGACGATAGATACAGGTAGTTGGTCAGGAAGGGCGGGTATTTATGATGTAAGAAAAGTATTTAATGTTGATGGTATTATCGTAACTAAAAGTCCCTATAGAACACACCCAATACAAATCTTCTTTTCACCCGAGTTAGATGCCAGCGATATTGATATCATCAAAAACTATTTTAATCTAATGCTCGAGTATTTTAGAGATATTACAGATAGTGAGTTTTTAACTACCTTCAAATATTCAAATTCAGATTATATAAGAAAATACTTGGGTCTATCACAAACCAAAAAACTACTTATGACGCTACCTATCCATTTAATGACGAAAAAAGAAAAAACTACATTAAACATCCTGATTGAACAGAAGAATGTAGAAGGAATTAAAAATTTTTTATCTTCTATAAGCAAAGATGTTGAAAGCCAATTAAAATTTTTTTAGGAGGTACACCTTGAATAAATGGGTCAAAGAAAGCGAAAGATTGGCAAAGGGAGATTCCTATTTAGATAGACTGATGGAAATTTATCCACCGGACGAATTAACGCGTGGAATAATTGCCTCAGGAGATATTAA is a window encoding:
- a CDS encoding N-6 DNA methylase, which produces MGVSYPESVAVEKKRREFGEHLTSVDIFREYILPEIKNQLYEYTWIDLFAGAGNLILPILEYIPIEKRIDFFKEHIYLFDIQKEMVIKSIANAESYGIPQRIAAQNIFLKDTLKEYPPILKKLKYPVYHITNPPYLYLGYIVKSSERNLQYFSGINEGYQDLYQIALINDLRNNVSRLIYIIPTNFLFGFSISNKIRKDFLQFYNIRKAIIFEKRVFEFTGTNVCICFFDKKKAPKHEPITFRALKINTKKQQKIYKLVPNNFYRAGGEFDEFVETYKVKRPLKVSFYLTINEVKKNKGSITVRLLDANNFSNGCFKFNTYMVNHQLYKKLQNNPLFVRTIDTGSWSGRAGIYDVRKVFNVDGIIVTKSPYRTHPIQIFFSPELDASDIDIIKNYFNLMLEYFRDITDSEFLTTFKYSNSDYIRKYLGLSQTKKLLMTLPIHLMTKKEKTTLNILIEQKNVEGIKNFLSSISKDVESQLKFF